AGCTGCGCGATGGTGCGGGCGCCGATGATGGGTGCCGCCACGCCCGGGGCGTTCAGGGTCCAGGCCAGTGCGACCTGGGCGGGTGTGTGGCCCAGCTCTGTGGCCACCTCCTTCGCCACATCGGCGATGGCGAGGGTGCGTTCGGTGACCATGCCCAGGGCGGCGTTGAGGCTCTTGCGGCTGCTGGCGGTTTCGCCGGCGACGGCGTCCGCCGGGTTTAGATCGTCCCGGCCGTACTTGCCGGTGAGCACCCCGCCGCCCAGCGGGGAGAAGGGGACCACGCCCAGTCCCATCTCGCGTGCCATGGGGATCAGGTCACGTTCCCCAGCACGCTCGATCAGGCTGTACTCGATCTCCAGGGCGACCAGCGGTGACCAGCCGCGCAGGTCGGCGAGCGACTGCATGCGCGACACCTGCCAGGCCGGTGCGCTGGAGACCGCCACGTACAGGGCCTTGCCCTGCCGTACCAGGTCGTCCAGGCCGCGAAGGATCTCCTCCACCGGCGTCCTGAAGTCCCAGACGTTCAGATAGAGCAGATCGATGTAGTCCGTGCCGAGCTGCCGAAGACTGGCTTCCACCGATGCCAGCATGCTCTTGC
This is a stretch of genomic DNA from Streptomyces hawaiiensis. It encodes these proteins:
- a CDS encoding aldo/keto reductase, which encodes MPLTLDTYRLLGRSGLRVSPLALGAATFGTEWGWGAEREEARKLFDRYTELGGNFFDTASTYTNGSSERLLGEFARGDRERLVLATKYSTLRRPGDPNSGGTHRKSMLASVEASLRQLGTDYIDLLYLNVWDFRTPVEEILRGLDDLVRQGKALYVAVSSAPAWQVSRMQSLADLRGWSPLVALEIEYSLIERAGERDLIPMAREMGLGVVPFSPLGGGVLTGKYGRDDLNPADAVAGETASSRKSLNAALGMVTERTLAIADVAKEVATELGHTPAQVALAWTLNAPGVAAPIIGARTIAQLEDNLGALQVDLTPSQLARLDEVSAIDLGNPHGLLASDHIRTVTSGDMKIETRR